The genomic segment AAGTCAGGAGCTTTTGAAGTCACCGAAGATTGTATCTTATACTATGGAAGGAAATAACGAAAAACAAATTCTGATTGGTGACTATTAAACCATGATAACAAACAGGCATCCATACCAACAATAATTCCAGTTTAGCAAGTAATCCCAGCTCAGGAACATGTTCTTCGAGGACTTCCTATCCCACTGGGAGAGATGCATCAGATCTCTGGGCACTGTCCATGCCTATGGCAGTACAGCATAAGACCTGTTAAGGGCCCAGAGCCATAGGGCCTAGAGAGAaaatgtgtgagcacacacaatgAGTACCTGTCTTCTCTATTGCAAGGGGCTCAGAAACCTTCTCCTACTTAATTACTGGCAGACAAATGATAGATGTCTATTTCCCTAATGTGGGAAGAGGGcagccagtgagagactgtggaAGTAATAAAGTTGTGGGAGTAGAAGAATCTCCTGGTCAAACCCCAGGTAAGTTTATTGATCTGTGACTGCACCTCCATAGATGCAGGAGAAAACACAATAGAAGATTGTATGTAAAGATGACTTAATGGCCTTCCGTAGGTCTGTTGTCAGCAGGGAACTTCTCTGTGACATTTCTCTGTCTGTGAGGAATCAGAATCAGGTCTCCATCACCTCCATCAAGAGGCAGTGGATCTTTCTATATTTCCTTTATGCTTCATGATAGAGTTAATGTCGGCACACCAGCTCCAGTGCCTGAGTGAATACATCTTTCCTCTAATGAGGCAGGCTACTTTTATACCTTGGCCTTGAAATCTCTAGGGAGACAAGAACTAAGACACCAATCCCTTTCTTACCTTTATTTCTTCCACACCAGAAAAATTACCACAGTTCCCACCACCAAAGTTCCAAGAACCAGGCCGATGAGAATTGCTATGATGGGGATGGTGTGTGGAGGCACTGAggatggaaaagaaggaagagtaagGAGTCTGACCCTAGCTATCAACCCTGATTCTGCTCTGGTTCTTCAAAGAGCTCACAATTTTCCCAACAGCAGAGTGTGTGCTCACACCCACCTCTTACCCCATTTCAGCTTGAGAGGCTCAGATAACCCTTTATGGTGCACATGACATGTATATCTCAGCTCTTCTCCAGAAGGAACCACCACAGCTGCCCACTTCTGGAAGGTTCCATCCCCTGCAGGCCTGGTGTCTGGCAGCTCCATGTCTTGGGTGTGGTTGTTCCCATCCCTCTTCCAAGTCATGGTGATGTCAGCTGGGTAGAAGCCCAGGGCCCAGCACCTCAGGGTGACATTCCCTTCAGGTCTTACATGGTGGGTCACATGTGTTCGGGGGGCATCTGAGGGGAACAATTGGAAAATTCAGGTATTTTGCACTGCTCCAGGGGCCTGAGCAGTGCTCATGGGACCATCCCTGGAAAGGATGGGAGACTTGGATGAGGGAGGGAACAGAGTCCACACAGAAGCCTAAACTCAGGATCTGGATGATCTATTCCTTAGAATATTTTACAATAACCTTGCGCCAACACAGAACAACAGACTCTGGGTCTCCCTCTAGGCAAATAGCCTTCTAGTTCTGACTGTGGAGGGGTTCTGAGGGACTCAGCAACCCTCGAGTCAGACATTCAATGTCATCGTACATGGACAGTGATCAGGTCTGAGAGAGGCCATGATACACAATGCATATGGAAGAGAACTGCTGCTTAATGGACACACTGAACTGTCCTGGGAGAAGGCTGAATCCTCTGGAGAGTCCCTCTCTCATGTTGAGTCAGGACACCCGAGGAGCTCTCTTTCCCCTTTGATGCAAGACAGTGTAAGTATTCCAGCTGCTCCCTGCTGAGGAGGAGGCCTCAGAGAGGCAGGAGCTACAATGTCAGAAAGCAGAAGGGGTTGGCAAGGGCCTCTCTTACCGGAGCGCAGCAATGCTTCCTTTCCAAGGACCATGTATCTAAGAAGCCTTTCCACGCACACCCCTTGCAGGTAAGTCTTCCACCTTTCTGCATCACCTCCACCGTCCCACCTGCTCTTCACATATTCAGCTGCCTTTCCATATGCAATCCAGGAGCTCAGGTTCTCATTCAGGTATAAGTCATCGTAGCCATAGTAGGTGAGCCGGAAGTGACCACCGAGGAAGCTCCCATCATTAGCCACATTGCAGCCATACACTTCCTGCAGGGTGTGATAATCTGCCCAACCCCCATTCAGCCCCTGGTCACTGTGAGTCTTCTTACCACCAACCCTCGGGATTTTGTCCCCAATTTAAACCTTAACTAGATCACAATCTGTGGTTCTTTCTGGTCAAAGGCTTCCAGGGGTCCCTTCGACTATGGATGCATCTCTGACTTGGGGACCTAGAATAGAGCTTATTGGGGTCAGACCACGAGGACATTGATTTGTCCTGACCTTAGAGCTGAGGTGACTCACCGTccattctttgttcatttttgttcacCATGAAGTGAAGAATTCGTCTGTCTACCTGTGACAATTCCGCACAGCCTACTGTCTCACTGGTCCAATATGACAATGGCACCTGCTCCATCCATGAAACCCGAGGTAGCAAAACTGCAATTGGTTCTTTGCTGTCATATCTCTGATACTCTATAGTGTCTACATAGCCAATGTGGATGAACCGGGAATTAATCATGCCAGGCTCCATAATTACAGCGTTGAAAGTCTGCAGCCAGTGTGAGCCTGTGGGTGATGCACATTGAAATGCTGACTCTTTAGTGTGGACCCAGAGCAGGTTGGTAGGGAACAGAGCAggggtggtggtgtgtgtctatGGACCTGAGGTGCAGGAGAGGGTCAGGGGTGATCCAGCTAGGGGATCAGCGAGGCTCTGGTTAGGCAAGGGAGAAGATGCAGAGATGAGGATTCCAGGTGCTATTTCCTGCTCCCCAAAAGGCCAATTCCCTCCAGTCCCACACCCACCTGCACAATACAGGTTCAAATCCATGGCcaccaagaggaggaggagtgtgcAGCATCCAGGGTTCCTCATCTTCTCTGATGAGTGGAGTCTCAATCAGGACTAGTATGTCTTCACTTTATAACCTGATGTGGCTGATGCTGATTGGCTTCTCTTAGATTTCCCAAAGGCAGTGACGTAGACCTGATGGGGTGGGTGTTGGAGAGATCAATTCCTGGGTTTGGGGGATTTCTAGGGTACTAATTCCCCAACTTGCACCAGTTCTACAGCTTTGTATTCTGGCATCAGTGTCTAAACACTAGTCTGTCCTTCTGGTCCAAGTTACAACATCCTTGGTTCCTAGCTCAGAGGCCTGTAAGTCAACAATTGTCTAACATTTCAATGTTAGAAACTCTGTACACGCTTAGTCTTTGTGTAGCCTTCTGTGGTGACTGTGCTTGTGTTTGTCGCAATCCATATCTATTATGGTAGGAACTGgacattttgagatttttttgatTCAATGCAGATATTGATTACTATTTGCATGTAAgctgaatgaaaagagaaaggacaaTTTTCTGAAATGGTAAATGCCACTCGAAGATTGTTTTGGATATTTCACATTTCTGGGAGTCCTTATTTTCATCTTCCCTACCACAGATCATACGATTTTGTGTCTTctgagatatacatatatatgaaacgCAGAAGAATGAAGTTGCACATATATATTCAGAGAAACAATTTTAAGACTcagttttatttgtatgaattttgtgtgtctctgtgtgtattcaaGGGGCAGGTACTCAAAGATTCCAGAAGAGGTAGTCAGaaaccctggatctggagttaaggAACATGTGGCCTGCCAGACTCAAGTGCTGGGAAGtcaactctggtcctctgcaagagcaacaagagcCCTTcatattacttttttcttttttttgaaacagcatctcaGTATGTAGCCTGGCTGCTCTGAAATTGGCTATGTTTACCAGGCTGGCCTAGCACACAGATATCCATGTTACTGGCTCCAAAATGCTCAGAATAAAAGGAATTTGCCCACCAAGTGggataattgtaattttttttcatgataagTCACTAAATGGGCACAGGTGGTACTTCCTCAAGGTTGTCCACACTGAGGTCATCAAACATCATTGAATCCTCCATTATTGGCTGCATTCACATCCAGAGGAGAATCTTGCACACTGAATGAATGCTACGTCTATGAATGTTATTCCAAAATACGATGTTTTTTGTCTAAGTCCTTTACATACAAATTGTGAAGATGTCAGTCATTAATATGGCCACATATTTTCCATAGAAAACTTTGGAAGCAATAAGAAGCCCTTACGTTGACTGTGATGAATTCTTGTACTCAAAATCACCAATGTTATCTTGGGAGCTTAGATATTATCTTTGTTGTAGTCAACTAGGTCAGGGATCAGTTGCTGATGAATggacttttaaaagtttcatgTTGTGGGAGGAACACCTCATTTCTAACTAGATTGCAAAGGAGTCCaggctgggaa from the Mus caroli unplaced genomic scaffold, CAROLI_EIJ_v1.1 scaffold_14994_1, whole genome shotgun sequence genome contains:
- the LOC110288817 gene encoding HLA class I histocompatibility antigen, A-25 alpha chain-like isoform X1, translated to MRNPGCCTLLLLLVAMDLNLYCAGSHWLQTFNAVIMEPGMINSRFIHIGYVDTIEYQRYDSKEPIAVLLPRVSWMEQVPLSYWTSETVGCAELSQVDRRILHFMVNKNEQRMDDYHTLQEVYGCNVANDGSFLGGHFRLTYYGYDDLYLNENLSSWIAYGKAAEYVKSRWDGGGDAERWKTYLQGVCVERLLRYMVLGKEALLRSDAPRTHVTHHVRPEGNVTLRCWALGFYPADITMTWKRDGNNHTQDMELPDTRPAGDGTFQKWAAVVVPSGEELRYTCHVHHKGLSEPLKLKWVPPHTIPIIAILIGLVLGTLVVGTVVIFLVWKK
- the LOC110288817 gene encoding HLA class I histocompatibility antigen, A-25 alpha chain-like isoform X2, with the translated sequence MRNPGCCTLLLLLVAMDLNLYCAVLLPRVSWMEQVPLSYWTSETVGCAELSQVDRRILHFMVNKNEQRMDDYHTLQEVYGCNVANDGSFLGGHFRLTYYGYDDLYLNENLSSWIAYGKAAEYVKSRWDGGGDAERWKTYLQGVCVERLLRYMVLGKEALLRSDAPRTHVTHHVRPEGNVTLRCWALGFYPADITMTWKRDGNNHTQDMELPDTRPAGDGTFQKWAAVVVPSGEELRYTCHVHHKGLSEPLKLKWVPPHTIPIIAILIGLVLGTLVVGTVVIFLVWKK